One part of the Paroedura picta isolate Pp20150507F chromosome 5, Ppicta_v3.0, whole genome shotgun sequence genome encodes these proteins:
- the GPR37 gene encoding prosaposin receptor GPR37, protein MHPLQTHFAWAWLLGALSAVAKVALFQPPLKRDGPEWPSEVRSKIRPCGSWCRVALAMSPRETPKQEDVWTITGFPSGSISQASLQKGQMGRPKATASASEEWVPLMDYGGSRDWTVVQLAHRGSRALKPAEWSDGPVKEQGENHLNEDYFVALGTGLPQDKLHAKGNRRDYSRISLKRHTRRKRGVNDPLDRGQVGKVKAFKNSHFLGNATNSLDREAEMDIPLLLPLNGSHMGERSAGAHRNGTFRPSAVKNPFYPLTEESYGAYAVMCLSIVIFGIGIMGNMAVMCIVCHNYYMRSISNSLLANLAFWDFLIIFFCLPLVIFQELTKKWLLDDFSCKIVPYIEVASLGVTTFTLCALCIDRFRAATNVQMYYEMIENCTSTTAKLAVIWVGALLLALPEVVLRQLTKEDSEIGGSPPVERCVVKISPHLPDTIYVLALTYDGARLWWYFGCYFCLPTLFTITCSLVTARKIRKVEKACTRGNKRQIQLESQMNCTVVALTILYGFCIIPENICNIVTAYMSTGVSRQTMDLLHLISQFLLFFKSCVTPVLLFCLCKPFSRAFMDCCCCCCDECIQKSSTVTSDDNDNEYTTELELSPFSTIRREMSTFASVGTHC, encoded by the exons ATGCACCCACTCCAGACTCACTTTGCCTGGGCTTGGCTTCTGGGTGCGCTGTCTGCCGTTGCCAAAGTAGCATTGTTTCAGCCACCTTTGAAAAGGGATGGGCCGGAGTGGCCATCAGAGGTCAGGAGTAAGATCCGACCGTGCGGATCCTGGTGTCGAGTAGCTCTTGCAATGTCTCCACGAGAGACACCCAAGCAGGAGGACGTCTGGACCATTACGGGATTTCCATCAGGAAGCATCTCTCAGGCTTCCTTGCAGAAAGGCCAAATGGGTAGACCCAAGGCCACAGCCAGTGCTTCAGAGGAGTGGGTTCCATTGATGGATTATGGTGGTTCCAGGGACTGGACTGTGGTGCAACTTGCCCATCGTGGATCTCGTGCTCTGAAACCAGCGGAATGGTCTGATGGCCCCGTGAAAGAACAGGGTGAGAACCATTTGAATGAAGATTACTTTGTAGCCTTAGGGACTGGTCTCCCTCAAGATAAATTACATGCAAAGGGGAACAGGAGAGATTACTCAAGGATTAGCCTAAAGAGGCATACTAGAAGGAAACGGGGAGTTAATGATCCCCTGGACAGAGGACAAGTGGGAAAAGTCAAGGCTTTCAAGAACAGCCACTTTCTAGGAAATGCCACTAACTCCCTGGACAGAGAAGCAGAGATGGATATCCCCCTGTTGCTACCATTGAATGGGTCTCACATGGGAGAGAGGAGTGCTGGTGCCCACAGGAATGGGACGTTCCGACCGTCTGCAGTCAAGAACCCCTTCTACCCTCTGACTGAAGAGTCCTATGGTGCCTATGCAGTCATGTGCCTGTCAATTGTGATCTTTGGCATTGGAATAATGGGAAACATGGCAGTGATGTGTATCGTGTGCCACAATTACTACATGAGGAGCATCTCAAACTCCTTACTGGCCAACTTGGCCTTTTGGGATTTCCTCATCATCTTCTTCTGTTTGCCTTTGGTGATCTTTCAAGAACTCACCAAAAAGTGGCTGCTGGATGATTTCTCCTGCAAAATTGTACCATACATTGAG GTAGCATCTCTTGGAGTCACTACTTTCACGTTATGTGCCCTATGTATAGACCGTTTCCGTGCTGCCACTAATGTACAGATGTATTATGAGATGATTGAAAACTGTACATCCACAACAGCGAAACTGGCAGTGATATGGGTCGGGGCTCTCCTCTTAGCCCTTCCTGAAGTGGTTCTGCGCCAGTTGACTAAAGAAGATTCTGAAATCGGTGGGAGCCCTCCTGTGGAACGGTGTGTGGTGAAGATCTCTCCTCACTTACCAGACACCATCTATGTGCTGGCCCTCACATATGATGGTGCAAGACTCTGGTGGTACTTTGGCTGCTATTTTTGTTTGCCTACTCTTTTCACCATTACTTGTTCATTAGTGACAGCAAGGAAAATCCGCAAGGTGGAGAAGGCATGTACAAGAGGCAATAAGCGACAGATCCAGCTGGAGAGCCAGATGAACTGCACAGTGGTGGCTTTGACTATTTTATATGGCTTCTGCATCATTCCAGAGAATATCTGCAACATTGTCACTGCCTACATGTCCACAGGGGTCTCTCGGCAGACCATggacctccttcacctcattagTCAGTTTCTCTTATTCTTTAAATCGTGCGTAACTCCAGTTCTCCTTTTCTGTCTCTGCAAACCATTCAGTCGGGCTTTTATggattgttgctgctgttgctgtgatGAGTGCATACAAAAATCGTCAACAGTGACTAGTGATGATAATGACAATGAATACACTACAGAGCTTGAACTCTCCCCCTTCAGTACTATACGTCGTGAGATGTCCACATTTGCTTCGGTTGGGACTCATTGCTAG